A segment of the Scomber japonicus isolate fScoJap1 chromosome 5, fScoJap1.pri, whole genome shotgun sequence genome:
aaTGTGTGTCTCTGCCACAGCTCAATAAAAAGCTACTTCAACATCTGCTTCTGTCGGTcgggtcagtttggtctgtaaatactgaaacatcacatcAACTAGTGTCTGAATTATTTCTGAGCAACACACTCAATCAGCATCCGCCTGTGAAcccttcttttttatttccttgtacaacatacagcagtaacaacTCATCAACATCAgttttcattagctgcagacacagctggaaccaGCAGCTGTTTATAGGATGTTATAGTTGATGAGTGTGGATGCTTTATTGTTATGGTTATAGTTATCGCTCTTATTGTGGTTAGCCCTTTAGCCTTTAGCTTGATTCAGTCTTTCATTGCTTGATTCCTCACTAACTACTTATCTGCTAATGTAAGGTTCATTtctgttgctttgtttgtttgtagatCTCTCCAAGATGAGAAAAGCAAGGACATGTGCACATATGAGGTGACTTCATTtaaactttaacatttttaataacgCATTAACTTTTTCTATTACAGTTATGATATGAATGTATTTGGTTTCAGGAGGATATTCAAATATTAAAGATGAACGGAGACAAAATTGCAGTGGTGAATATGTACTGTGGCAACCAGCCAGTCTTCATCTGCGAAAAATATGTGAGTAATGTTAATTCTGTGATTCATTATGAAGATTTTCAGGTTTCTTGAAAGTCTGAAACTGAAGGCTCTAAATCCAATATATTGAACACTTGACAGGTGCTCACTCAGTAACAATCAGTATACTCCACCAGCTCTGACTTTAATTTCAATTTTCCATTACCATAATCAATGCAAGTGACATCTGCTTGGACATGAAATCATCAAGtcagtgattattattttattattttattttattcaattaaaagACCAAAATACAGATCAGAATTCAAAATACATGCATATGCTGATATCAGTTTTCCCCCATTAAATTATACTGTGTTAATTAATTCTCTCAATACTGCTCATCATTGCTGaccatatttttatttctaaaattCATAAGGTTCCAAAAATAAGTGAACCTGCCGATCAGAAAATGACTGAGACTTCAAACTGTGCTGACGATGATGATGttgctgatgatgctgatgatgctgatgatgccAATGCTGATTTACTCCAGACAGAATTGGTACCAGAACCACTCACAATCATGAAAGCAAGGTGACCAATGCCAAGAAGTTAAACATTGCTTTCAAATGAATCGGGTGCTAGTGTGAATATGTAGAGAGAATCAAAATTAAGTAtatccttttttaattttacaggCAGTTGCTGTCTTGGTACACATTATCTCAAAATGCTAATGTTTCCGCTATGGATAACATCCCTGCCTTGCATCCTCTGTGGGTGCGATGTGACATGTTGGATCCAGCTGGAACATCCTGGTTTGGGGCTGAAACTGTCTGTGTGGGCAATAAAGTAACTGGTGTCAAATTATACTCCGTCACCTGCAAAGGTATAGCTCTGATACTTTAATCCTCTTTGAATGAAACGTTATCAGTAGTGGTGatattttattgcttgtgtGATTTGATGTTTCTGgtatttgttttattccaaTTTAAACATTAGGCTCAACGGTGGACAAAAAATCTCTCATAACCTTAGATGAGCTTAAACAAGAGCACAAGAAAAGGCATCACCCATCCTCGGTAAGTGAATGTACatccctctttttttcactgGGAAAGAATGTTTACTCGACTAATCTGTCAATGCCTCTAGATGGTGGTTAAAGGCAGTGCCAGGTTCAACTTATTTGGCTCCACCCTTGTTGAAAACACCATGATTGAGTCACAGAGTAGTGTGACAGTGGATTTCAAGTGGAGCCATGTGGAGAGTATCCCTGAGACTCCACCCCTGTCCTCTACAGCTGCACTTGTAAgtcaacaaacaaataaatatgtactttttgtttatgtaaagtgaatttaaatgttgaaatgtctATGGTTTCTATAGTTTTCATCTTTATCCACATGCAGAATATCAAAGTTGCCAGCGGTGACATGAGGAGCCCAATGTTTGAGATGTACAGAGAGCTGGAGTTTCTTCAGGTTTGTCTCCCAAAGTAATTTGAAATTGACAATTATGTTTTAGTGCACAACTAAACAACCAATTGTTTCATATCACTGTTATTTTAGACTCTTGCTGATGGTTTGAGAACTGGTGAGACTGAATGGATGGAACCTTTGGAGAGCACATCAGCTGTAAATCTGACCAAAGGATACCTAGAGGGTATTTTTTGAATTAGTGCGGCTTTCCCACGATTTAACACTAACCAGCAGTTAATATTATCCTTATCcttattatctttttttctttcagagcTCCAAAACACTGCAAAGACACTACAGGatcaga
Coding sequences within it:
- the zwilch gene encoding protein zwilch homolog; protein product: MGSKVMSSAKDFLNILRSLQDEKSKDMCTYEEDIQILKMNGDKIAVVNMYCGNQPVFICEKYVPKISEPADQKMTETSNCADDDDVADDADDADDANADLLQTELVPEPLTIMKARQLLSWYTLSQNANVSAMDNIPALHPLWVRCDMLDPAGTSWFGAETVCVGNKVTGVKLYSVTCKGSTVDKKSLITLDELKQEHKKRHHPSSMVVKGSARFNLFGSTLVENTMIESQSSVTVDFKWSHVESIPETPPLSSTAALNIKVASGDMRSPMFEMYRELEFLQTLADGLRTGETEWMEPLESTSAVNLTKGYLEELQNTAKTLQDQTEKKAESTKLKPETDTPIFNSFLERGDLDFVEQLWVRMRKSVTSYQDIGDCLKLVTEALRYGDIKPWIHRDSSSSLSKLILQSYHQQIDHVSLTGVTPVHMLLEMGLDKMRKDYINYLIGEELTTLNHLCYYLSTEVDLQEQVIRLRKLHHLLEIIVTCSTFLGLPYDRLFFLTQSCLQHYKMYPYDEDHEFKLQIKPALISHFYQKEQPVLWGVEVSSGHGPREVRTALQLSDRPLVDHVIFETDYSNETVNGDSEDPAFFSTTVCCSLVNFA